CCGGACCGAGTGAAATCGTCATACTGGCCGACGGAAATCAGCGGGCTGATGAAATCGCTGCAGACCTTCTTTCTCAGGCAGAGCATGATGCGCTTGCATCATCCGTCCTCGTGACCAATTCATCGGCTCTTGCGGAAGAGGTATCCGTAGAAGTTGAGCGTCAATTGGCTACTCTTCCCCGTGAAGAGATCGCCCGTCAATCCATCATCGACTATGGTGCCATTTATGTGACGAGAGATTTAGAGGAAGGAATTGAGCTCGTCAATGAGCTCGCCGCCGAGCATCTGGAAATCTTGACGGATAAGCCCTTTGAAACGATGGCAAAAATCCGCCACGCGGGAGCGATCTTCCTCGGACGATACAGCTCCGAGCCTGTCGGGGACTATTTTGCAGGACCGAATCATGTTCTGCCGACGAACGGGACAGCCCGTTTCTCAAGTCCGTTGAATGTGGATGAATTTATGAAGAAGACAAGTGTCATATCCTATAGTGAAACGGCACTGAAGAAAAACTACGAAAAAATCGCGAAGCTTGCCCGATTAGAGGGGCTGGAAGCCCATGCAAGGGCAGTGGAAATTCGATTCGATAAGAAATAGGGAAGAGGGACGGACCTTCCCATGGGAGGTCCGTCCCTCCAAAAAGGAGGACATCATGGTGAGAAGTGCAGAGATTGTGCGTAAGACGAATGAGACAGATATCCGGTTGAGTTTTGGCATCGATGGGGAAGGGAATTCGAGCATCGAGACAGGGGTCCCGTTCATGAGTCATATGATGGATCTGTTCACGAAGCATGGACAATTCGATTGTACGATAGAGGCAAACGGGGACACGGAGGTCGACGATCACCACACGACAGAGGATATCGGCATCTGTCTCGGACAGGCATTGCTTGAATCACTCGGAGACAAGAAAGGCATCAAGCGTTACGGATCGGCCATGGTCCCGATGGATGAAGCCCTTGCCCAGGTCGTGGTGGACCTGAGTAACCGACCCCATCTTGAATTCCGTGCAGAACTTCCGAGTCAGAAAGTGGGGACATTCGATACGGAGCTTGTTCATGAATTTCTTTGGAAGCTGGCCCTTGAAGCAAGGATGAACCTTCATGTCATCGTGCATTACGGTCACAATACCCACCATATCATCGAAGCGATCTTCAAAGCACTGGGACGCGCCCTGGATGAAGCGACCACGATCGATCCCCGGGTAAAAGGGGTACCATCAACGAAGGGAATGTTATGATTCATGATCGGAATTGTGGATTATGGAATGGGAAATCTGTTCAGTGTCAGTAAAGCGCTGGAACGATTGAACGTCCCTTACTTTATAAGCGATATTCAAGAAGAGCTATTGAGTGCCGATGGGTTGATACTGCCCGGGGTCGGGGCCTTTAAGGATGCCATGGGTCTACTTGAAACCACCCATCTGAAAGAAACCATCCTGACGTTTGCGGAAAGCGGCAAACCGCTCCTTGGCATTTGTCTGGGCATGCAGCTCCTTTTTGAGGAAAGTAAGGAAAATGGAACGACGAAGGGATTGGCTCTGCTGCCTGGGGAAGTGCTTCGTATCCCGAAAGAAGACAGAGAGGGAAA
The DNA window shown above is from Rossellomorea vietnamensis and carries:
- the hisB gene encoding imidazoleglycerol-phosphate dehydratase HisB, giving the protein MRSAEIVRKTNETDIRLSFGIDGEGNSSIETGVPFMSHMMDLFTKHGQFDCTIEANGDTEVDDHHTTEDIGICLGQALLESLGDKKGIKRYGSAMVPMDEALAQVVVDLSNRPHLEFRAELPSQKVGTFDTELVHEFLWKLALEARMNLHVIVHYGHNTHHIIEAIFKALGRALDEATTIDPRVKGVPSTKGML
- the hisH gene encoding imidazole glycerol phosphate synthase subunit HisH, giving the protein MIGIVDYGMGNLFSVSKALERLNVPYFISDIQEELLSADGLILPGVGAFKDAMGLLETTHLKETILTFAESGKPLLGICLGMQLLFEESKENGTTKGLALLPGEVLRIPKEDREGNAYKVPHMGWNLLRYQKNSTLLEGLTEGYVYFVHSYYVHEGSKDVIVASADYAGVEIPAVVSRDNIYGMQFHPEKSGELGMQLLENFTKRVKERVS